The proteins below come from a single uncultured Carboxylicivirga sp. genomic window:
- a CDS encoding ATP-binding protein has translation MERYLLLVTMLVTSFLVAANQGSSQNYKDEYMFINYGEDYGVYDPDVIAFEQDSTGYFWIATNNGLFRYDGQYFDSYTHLSNDTLSIPDNKVTAVEYDTLDNVIWVGTYFGEISSLNLTSYTFNNHKKLPVISNLNGIGRVTSIARYNKDWLIISTLQSGLYFYNLTQNKYVKSDELGFKLTRIRQIIKVDSTAYVATSQGVFCTSIKNDHIDITKVKGLNTIQHVSSMRVKGNQMTLTNGRSLYLFNINTKQLETIYNNESTHRFTSHQVDDEGNYWIGTNGSGVLNVTAKGELICHYTADVTKNMTLNTDWINDIYISNQQHIVWVGGKGSLGYFNKQHFKFRQKVINDNGRGDRIYLLFKDSQNCYWYYSRKGVYRSDANGLNYKVIKYGEEQRDLIDRVFEIYEDENQNVWLASEIGLIKYDLKTNKSILLNFEKDKIRPELRNRISSVKPYGENTLWLSSYKGVIKIDKDTYHYTVYPYNQKDDKFFYRTNRLCVFDDSTLLVGTDESVLLKFNINNSSYKYIDVNYQFGQLEKNCYVLDVYKDQHNQVWLATYGLGLMQYCIKNDSVFSATNNQALNLDVYGILEDNQGMLWMSTNTQIVKFNPTNKKLTSYSSLDGVNVLEFNDCAFSQSKDGTMLFGGFGGFMEFNPLSIVYNNEKPKVKISSYKLDSKVYENEYPGEIDVEYYIPDTIVISTDEKKVSFFASVFSYTQSYKNMAAWKLEGYDATWDTLTAYSDKTYGSLPEGSYKLLLKGSNNDGIWSDVGDSVVVIVKPTFYKSRLFLILMVVFSIAILYLIYYLRGRVHKHREQRLQYLIGQSTSKLKKSNEELENNKEEMLAQKAELERHRNYLEELVQERTADLELARMKAEESDRLKTAFLANLSHEIRTPMNSIVGFSSLLSSNVHEEEDRNEFVRLIQQSSDSLLVLIDDIIDISRIESGQLHLVKKDFKVLDLCQTVYKSLIVNESLFKDADLKLDLEGISETTIIQSDWERLKQVLFNLLNNALKFTADGYVKLTVRETSILDRELKQEMLDHIKFPDQFVLFTVEDTGIGIKEEDFKTIFNPFVKIEDRKINYAGMGLGLSIVKQLVQALGGEIWLSSTLGKGTIFYFYLPYA, from the coding sequence ATGGAAAGATATCTGTTACTTGTTACTATGTTGGTAACAAGCTTCTTGGTTGCTGCAAATCAAGGCTCTTCGCAGAATTATAAGGATGAATACATGTTTATCAATTATGGGGAAGATTATGGAGTTTATGATCCTGATGTAATAGCTTTCGAACAAGATTCTACCGGATATTTCTGGATTGCAACTAATAATGGATTGTTTCGCTACGATGGGCAGTATTTCGATTCCTACACTCACTTATCCAATGATACTCTTTCGATACCTGACAATAAGGTTACTGCTGTTGAGTACGATACGTTAGATAATGTAATATGGGTAGGAACCTATTTTGGAGAAATCAGTAGTCTCAATCTTACTTCATATACCTTTAATAATCATAAGAAATTACCTGTAATTTCTAATTTGAATGGAATAGGCAGGGTTACTTCTATTGCGAGATATAACAAAGATTGGTTAATTATCAGTACCCTACAATCCGGTTTGTATTTCTATAACCTTACCCAAAATAAATATGTCAAATCTGATGAATTAGGATTTAAGTTGACCAGGATTAGACAAATCATTAAAGTAGATTCAACTGCATATGTGGCAACAAGTCAAGGTGTATTTTGTACTTCTATAAAAAATGATCATATAGATATAACAAAAGTTAAGGGATTAAATACTATTCAGCATGTATCATCCATGCGGGTAAAGGGTAATCAAATGACTTTAACCAATGGACGGTCTTTGTATTTGTTTAATATAAATACCAAGCAATTAGAAACTATTTATAACAACGAATCAACGCACCGTTTTACATCTCATCAAGTAGATGATGAAGGTAATTACTGGATTGGAACCAATGGATCAGGGGTGTTAAATGTAACAGCCAAAGGAGAGCTTATCTGTCATTATACCGCAGATGTTACAAAGAACATGACCTTAAATACGGATTGGATAAACGATATATACATTAGCAATCAACAGCACATTGTGTGGGTTGGAGGTAAAGGAAGTTTAGGCTATTTTAATAAACAACACTTTAAATTTCGACAAAAGGTTATTAATGATAACGGGAGAGGAGACCGTATCTATCTATTATTTAAAGATTCCCAAAATTGTTACTGGTATTATTCGAGGAAGGGAGTATATCGGAGCGATGCTAATGGGCTTAATTATAAGGTGATTAAATATGGAGAGGAGCAACGAGATCTAATCGATCGTGTTTTTGAAATATATGAGGATGAGAATCAAAATGTTTGGTTAGCGTCAGAAATAGGTTTGATAAAATATGATTTAAAAACGAATAAATCTATCTTATTGAATTTCGAGAAAGATAAGATAAGACCAGAGCTCCGGAATAGGATTTCATCAGTAAAACCATATGGTGAAAATACGTTATGGTTATCTTCTTATAAAGGTGTAATTAAAATAGATAAGGATACCTATCATTATACGGTATATCCATATAATCAAAAAGATGATAAATTCTTTTATCGCACAAACAGGTTGTGTGTGTTTGATGATAGTACCCTATTAGTAGGAACAGATGAAAGTGTTCTACTTAAGTTTAATATTAATAACTCATCTTATAAATACATAGATGTAAATTACCAATTTGGGCAGTTAGAGAAGAACTGTTATGTGTTGGATGTTTATAAAGATCAACATAATCAGGTTTGGTTGGCAACTTATGGATTGGGATTAATGCAATATTGTATTAAAAATGATTCGGTTTTTAGTGCAACAAATAATCAGGCTCTTAATTTAGATGTGTATGGAATATTAGAAGATAACCAAGGGATGCTATGGATGTCTACTAATACGCAGATAGTTAAATTTAATCCAACCAATAAAAAGTTGACTAGTTATAGCTCTTTAGATGGTGTTAATGTATTAGAGTTTAATGATTGTGCTTTCTCGCAGAGTAAAGATGGAACAATGCTTTTTGGAGGTTTTGGAGGATTTATGGAGTTTAATCCATTGTCAATTGTATATAATAATGAAAAGCCTAAGGTGAAAATAAGTTCATACAAACTTGATTCGAAAGTGTATGAAAATGAATACCCCGGAGAGATAGATGTTGAATATTACATACCCGATACCATTGTTATTTCTACCGATGAAAAAAAAGTATCGTTTTTTGCTTCTGTTTTTAGTTATACGCAGAGTTATAAAAATATGGCAGCTTGGAAGTTAGAGGGGTATGATGCCACTTGGGATACTTTGACCGCTTATAGTGATAAAACATACGGTAGTTTACCCGAAGGAAGTTACAAACTACTGCTGAAAGGAAGTAATAACGATGGAATATGGAGCGATGTTGGGGATTCTGTTGTTGTTATTGTAAAACCTACCTTTTATAAAAGTAGGTTGTTTTTAATATTGATGGTTGTTTTTTCAATAGCCATTCTATATCTCATTTATTACTTAAGAGGTAGGGTTCATAAACATCGTGAACAACGTTTACAGTATCTAATTGGTCAAAGCACCAGTAAGTTAAAAAAGTCGAACGAAGAACTTGAAAATAATAAAGAAGAAATGTTGGCTCAAAAAGCTGAACTAGAAAGGCATAGAAATTATCTCGAAGAATTGGTTCAGGAAAGGACTGCTGATTTAGAATTAGCAAGAATGAAAGCCGAAGAATCAGATCGATTAAAGACTGCGTTTTTGGCTAACCTTTCACACGAGATTAGAACACCTATGAACTCTATTGTAGGTTTTTCAAGTTTATTATCATCTAATGTTCACGAAGAAGAAGATAGAAATGAGTTTGTGCGACTAATACAGCAGAGTAGCGATAGTTTACTGGTATTAATTGATGATATTATTGATATTTCTCGAATTGAATCCGGACAATTGCATTTAGTAAAAAAGGACTTTAAAGTTCTCGATCTTTGTCAAACAGTGTATAAGTCATTAATTGTAAATGAATCATTGTTTAAAGATGCAGATCTTAAGTTAGATCTGGAAGGAATATCCGAAACAACCATTATTCAGTCTGATTGGGAGAGACTAAAACAGGTGTTGTTCAATTTGCTTAATAATGCACTTAAATTTACAGCAGATGGTTACGTTAAGCTTACGGTTAGAGAAACTTCAATTTTGGATAGAGAATTGAAACAAGAAATGTTGGATCATATTAAATTTCCGGATCAATTTGTATTATTTACAGTAGAAGATACCGGCATTGGAATTAAAGAAGAAGATTTCAAAACCATCTTTAATCCTTTTGTTAAAATTGAAGATCGTAAGATTAACTATGCTGGAATGGGATTAGGATTAAGTATTGTAAAGCAATTGGTGCAAGCCTTGGGAGGCGAAATATGGTTGAGTTCTACCTTGGGTAAAGGAACCATATTCTACTTTTATTTACCTTATGCATAA
- a CDS encoding NUDIX domain-containing protein, whose product MKSTQPGDVIKYCPKCGSKEFIFDGSRSFKCKQCGFHLFINSSAAVAAVIVNEKGEVLLTRRAFEPCKGMLDLPGGFVDPMESAEEAIRREIKEELNLDIEEMQYLVSYPNEYVFSGYSVYTTDMGFWCKVKSFEQMHIEDDISGYEFIAEEAIDFIQISSKSIADILRFYFNMSK is encoded by the coding sequence ATGAAATCTACACAGCCCGGAGATGTAATAAAATATTGCCCAAAGTGTGGGAGTAAGGAATTTATTTTTGATGGATCACGATCATTTAAGTGTAAGCAATGCGGTTTTCATCTTTTTATCAATTCATCTGCAGCAGTTGCGGCTGTTATAGTTAATGAAAAGGGAGAAGTATTATTAACACGTAGGGCATTTGAGCCATGCAAAGGAATGCTGGATCTTCCGGGTGGTTTTGTCGATCCAATGGAAAGTGCTGAAGAGGCCATTAGACGTGAAATAAAAGAAGAACTTAACCTCGATATAGAAGAAATGCAGTATTTGGTATCGTATCCCAATGAATATGTTTTTTCGGGTTACTCGGTTTACACAACCGATATGGGCTTTTGGTGCAAAGTAAAGAGCTTTGAACAAATGCATATTGAGGATGATATTTCAGGTTATGAATTTATTGCAGAAGAAGCGATCGATTTTATACAGATAAGTTCAAAATCAATAGCCGATATATTGAGGTTTTATTTTAATATGTCCAAATAA
- a CDS encoding carboxypeptidase-like regulatory domain-containing protein has protein sequence MLKSSIVSIVCLMVSVSSLFAQKKAVVINELTQEPIPFVNILTSGTKKGCNSNENGFFEVYATPADTLVFSAVGYKTKFIIAKTIKDSIFLMPLVYEIPEITIANKKQEYKIGYLKKQMNGWFIAKAVGNKGLTAQYYPYYTEYEETPYLKSITFITRSAVKQAKFNIRLYNCDDSGMPGTLIYNKNIIGIAKKGNRRTKIDLESLGIRFPKDGMFIAVEWLQIEGNVCEYTYKRNGSREKRWGNSLEPAFSRYSNPKQNQPIWHYYGRWSKSSHVNKSIQTKIILTN, from the coding sequence ATGTTAAAGAGTAGTATTGTATCAATTGTTTGTTTAATGGTTTCGGTAAGCTCGTTGTTCGCACAAAAAAAAGCTGTTGTTATCAATGAACTTACCCAAGAGCCAATTCCTTTTGTTAATATTCTTACCTCTGGCACAAAAAAAGGGTGTAATTCAAATGAAAACGGATTTTTCGAAGTTTATGCAACGCCTGCTGATACCTTAGTTTTTTCGGCGGTAGGATATAAAACTAAATTCATAATAGCTAAAACTATTAAAGACAGCATATTTCTTATGCCTCTTGTGTATGAAATTCCTGAAATAACCATAGCGAATAAAAAACAAGAATATAAAATAGGGTACTTAAAGAAGCAGATGAATGGTTGGTTTATCGCTAAAGCAGTGGGTAATAAAGGTCTAACTGCACAGTATTATCCATACTATACTGAATATGAAGAAACACCTTATTTAAAATCGATTACATTTATTACGCGTTCGGCAGTGAAGCAAGCAAAGTTTAATATTAGGTTATACAACTGTGATGATAGTGGAATGCCCGGCACGTTGATTTATAATAAGAATATCATTGGCATTGCAAAAAAGGGGAACAGAAGAACTAAGATTGATTTAGAAAGCTTGGGAATAAGGTTTCCAAAAGATGGGATGTTTATTGCTGTTGAGTGGTTACAAATTGAAGGTAATGTTTGTGAATATACCTATAAAAGAAATGGTTCGAGAGAAAAACGATGGGGGAATAGTTTAGAACCTGCCTTTTCTCGTTATAGTAATCCGAAACAGAATCAACCTATCTGGCATTACTATGGGCGCTGGTCGAAGTCTAGTCATGTAAATAAGTCGATTCAAACTAAAATTATTTTAACCAATTGA
- a CDS encoding GyrI-like domain-containing protein: protein MTITKQEIQADYQNRINRVFEYIDQHLETDLSLAILSEIALFSPFHFHRIFKFITGETVNEYVIRRRIEKAAIDLLHKNITATEMAYKYGFSDNTSFSRAFKKYYGISPTEFKKQNPNKFSTIRQLNSKNGQVYPDYEKYICIINNLKNWITMNAKIEIKEMPTMNLAYVSSIGPQNLESAFGKLIQWATPKGLMNEQNKPITIYHDSFKVTEHDKVRMSACLLLNQTVMPEGEVGLTTIEAGKFIVGSFEIGLNEFEKSWTGLFVWMNEHGYKKADREPFEMYHNNFNEHPDGKAIVDLYIPIE, encoded by the coding sequence ATGACGATAACAAAACAAGAAATACAAGCCGATTATCAAAACAGGATCAACCGGGTTTTTGAATACATTGACCAACATTTGGAAACCGATTTATCCTTAGCTATTCTTTCCGAAATTGCATTGTTCTCGCCATTTCACTTTCATCGGATTTTTAAATTCATAACCGGCGAAACAGTAAATGAATATGTAATCAGGCGAAGAATCGAAAAAGCAGCCATCGACTTGTTGCATAAAAACATAACAGCAACCGAGATGGCTTACAAATACGGATTTAGCGATAATACTTCTTTTTCAAGAGCTTTTAAAAAGTACTATGGAATAAGTCCAACTGAATTTAAAAAGCAAAATCCCAACAAGTTTAGCACGATTCGTCAACTCAATAGCAAGAATGGACAAGTGTATCCCGACTATGAAAAATACATTTGCATCATTAATAATCTTAAAAATTGGATAACAATGAATGCGAAAATCGAAATCAAAGAAATGCCAACCATGAATTTGGCTTATGTTTCAAGTATCGGACCTCAAAACCTTGAAAGTGCTTTTGGTAAATTAATTCAATGGGCAACACCCAAAGGTTTGATGAATGAACAAAACAAACCGATTACCATTTATCACGATAGTTTTAAGGTTACCGAACACGATAAAGTAAGAATGAGTGCCTGCCTGTTGTTGAATCAAACGGTTATGCCCGAAGGAGAAGTGGGACTAACAACTATTGAAGCCGGAAAATTTATTGTTGGCAGTTTTGAAATAGGTCTAAACGAATTTGAAAAATCGTGGACCGGGCTTTTTGTTTGGATGAATGAGCATGGTTATAAAAAAGCCGATCGCGAACCTTTTGAGATGTATCATAACAATTTTAACGAGCATCCCGATGGAAAGGCAATTGTTGATTTATATATACCCATTGAATAA
- a CDS encoding nuclear transport factor 2 family protein: MDKAEIEEMEYRLIDGIINSDLNFLENVMHDNLLGIAPNGELITKQMDLASHRAGTMIVEELIPHINNIQVIDDTAIVIVTYDTKGTMLSIPIEGRFKYNRVWKKFDDELKIIAVSCIQVPTE, encoded by the coding sequence ATGGATAAAGCAGAGATTGAAGAAATGGAATACCGTTTAATTGACGGAATAATTAATAGTGATTTAAATTTTCTCGAAAATGTAATGCATGATAATCTGTTGGGCATTGCACCCAATGGAGAGCTAATAACTAAACAAATGGATTTAGCTTCTCATCGTGCAGGAACCATGATTGTAGAAGAACTAATTCCACATATTAATAATATTCAAGTTATAGATGACACAGCAATTGTAATTGTTACCTACGATACAAAAGGAACCATGTTGAGTATTCCTATCGAGGGCCGATTTAAGTATAATAGAGTTTGGAAAAAGTTTGATGATGAGTTGAAAATTATCGCTGTTAGTTGTATACAAGTGCCCACTGAATAA
- a CDS encoding SRPBCC domain-containing protein, with amino-acid sequence MAKEIKTAISIEASTEKIWSILTSFDKYPNWNPFIKELSGEVSAGNKIKVVIEPDGQKAMTFKPKVLSYVTNKEFTWKGHFIIPGIFDGEHRFKLIDNGDGSTTFVQSEKFNGVLAGLLNLENTEKGFKLMNEKLKELSEEK; translated from the coding sequence ATGGCAAAGGAAATTAAAACAGCAATTAGTATTGAAGCATCAACTGAGAAGATATGGTCGATTTTGACAAGCTTTGATAAATACCCCAATTGGAATCCGTTTATAAAAGAACTCAGTGGTGAGGTGAGTGCAGGCAATAAAATTAAGGTTGTAATAGAGCCTGACGGGCAAAAAGCAATGACTTTTAAACCAAAGGTGCTAAGTTATGTGACAAACAAAGAATTTACCTGGAAAGGTCATTTCATTATACCTGGTATTTTTGATGGCGAACATCGTTTTAAGCTGATCGACAATGGAGACGGAAGCACAACTTTTGTGCAAAGCGAAAAGTTCAACGGTGTTTTAGCTGGCTTGCTAAATCTTGAAAACACAGAAAAAGGTTTTAAATTGATGAACGAAAAACTGAAAGAATTGTCAGAGGAAAAATAA
- a CDS encoding Crp/Fnr family transcriptional regulator, translating to MNELEQNIKKYFGVIKEDDLQFISSLFKQTTIKKGDFYVKTGSWCNKLSFIQSGYLRIYSVTEDKEVTQWISTQGYFVTDLSSLLFGNPSRWTIQALTDCVLYTIHHDEYQQIGKLVPQWHQLEKLFIGKCFTILEDRIFSHLSMTAEERYTYFFKNNRDLFNQVPLQYIASMLGMTPETFSRIRKKQLS from the coding sequence ATGAATGAGCTGGAACAAAATATTAAAAAGTACTTCGGAGTTATTAAGGAGGATGACTTACAATTCATCAGTTCGTTGTTCAAACAAACTACAATTAAAAAAGGCGATTTTTATGTAAAAACAGGTAGTTGGTGTAACAAATTAAGCTTTATTCAATCGGGTTACCTAAGGATCTATTCTGTTACTGAAGATAAGGAAGTAACGCAATGGATTTCAACACAAGGGTATTTTGTTACCGATTTGTCCAGTCTACTGTTTGGCAATCCTTCGCGGTGGACTATACAGGCCCTTACCGATTGTGTGTTGTACACCATTCATCACGACGAGTATCAGCAGATAGGCAAACTGGTTCCCCAATGGCATCAACTCGAAAAGTTATTTATAGGCAAGTGTTTTACCATATTAGAAGATCGAATATTCAGCCATTTATCAATGACAGCTGAAGAAAGATATACCTATTTCTTTAAGAATAACAGAGACTTATTTAATCAGGTTCCATTGCAATACATTGCTTCTATGTTGGGCATGACACCCGAAACCTTCAGCCGAATCAGAAAAAAGCAACTCTCCTGA
- a CDS encoding GIY-YIG nuclease family protein, which yields MEYLYLLIQEDNLAYKVGITNDLQSRLRQIEKDFGKVSKSNSIIYSCKNRKLIEKIEGGIHAYLNNESYNPLKIGGGATEWFQLHSFNKCISFIDLYVNELKEFRQEGILSEILERKENFEEVITELDDSRTFYNIHTQTVQELHSLIAKQRKQIVFEEKEGLFVLLNMNNLEFGLQTLPVFNWVNVESDRLEFKIDEYNKWKQSGRYKEMREVVGIKYFDKYTLTHLDEMFKE from the coding sequence ATGGAATACCTTTATCTGTTAATTCAAGAAGATAACTTAGCATACAAAGTAGGTATCACAAATGATCTTCAGTCAAGATTACGGCAAATTGAGAAGGACTTTGGAAAAGTAAGCAAATCAAATAGCATAATTTATAGTTGTAAGAACAGGAAACTAATAGAGAAAATTGAAGGAGGGATTCATGCTTATTTGAACAACGAATCTTATAATCCATTAAAAATTGGAGGTGGTGCGACTGAGTGGTTTCAACTACACTCTTTTAATAAGTGCATATCCTTTATAGATTTATATGTTAATGAATTAAAAGAATTTAGGCAAGAAGGCATATTGAGTGAGATTTTGGAAAGAAAAGAAAACTTTGAAGAAGTTATTACTGAATTAGATGATTCAAGAACTTTTTATAATATTCATACGCAAACTGTTCAAGAATTACATTCATTAATTGCTAAACAAAGAAAGCAAATAGTATTTGAAGAAAAGGAAGGTTTATTCGTTCTTTTAAACATGAATAATCTTGAGTTTGGATTACAAACCTTGCCAGTTTTTAATTGGGTAAACGTAGAATCAGATAGGCTGGAATTTAAAATTGACGAATATAACAAATGGAAACAGAGTGGACGTTATAAAGAAATGAGAGAAGTTGTAGGAATCAAATACTTTGACAAATACACTTTGACTCACTTAGATGAGATGTTTAAAGAATAA
- a CDS encoding SMI1/KNR4 family protein, translated as MRTTTVILIWVLFVIGCNFQSNNKKTDFSKNEQIIYMDSLEKRLNTISDNFKPIKQISLKYLKFGGSNEENNILIYNQKWIAPLKYGIRLFENTPDEFITKFEKDNNVKIPVIYKDFLREFNGCFIFDFDLFGLTPSIYTTGLLDRSKVQCFDLGTANRNWIAEYDIDEKLFHFGGRAYSYDENIGYFMDSTGIIKSIRTNGQIIKEWTDFSKFLSEEIEAAERMMIDELPKDEKEKL; from the coding sequence ATGAGAACGACAACAGTAATATTAATATGGGTATTGTTTGTGATTGGATGTAATTTTCAAAGCAACAATAAAAAGACTGATTTTTCTAAAAACGAACAGATTATATATATGGATTCATTGGAAAAAAGACTAAATACAATTTCTGATAACTTTAAACCGATAAAGCAGATTTCGCTTAAATATTTAAAGTTCGGAGGGAGTAACGAAGAAAATAATATACTGATTTATAATCAAAAATGGATTGCTCCATTAAAGTATGGAATTAGGCTTTTCGAAAATACACCTGATGAATTCATCACCAAATTTGAAAAGGACAATAATGTGAAAATCCCAGTGATTTATAAAGATTTTTTACGGGAATTTAATGGTTGTTTTATTTTCGATTTTGATTTATTTGGTTTGACTCCATCAATTTATACCACAGGACTTTTGGACAGAAGTAAAGTGCAATGTTTTGATTTAGGAACAGCAAATAGAAACTGGATTGCAGAATACGATATTGATGAAAAATTATTTCATTTTGGAGGTCGAGCGTATTCATACGATGAGAATATAGGATATTTTATGGACAGTACTGGTATTATTAAATCTATTAGAACAAACGGACAAATAATAAAAGAATGGACTGATTTTTCCAAGTTTTTAAGTGAGGAAATTGAAGCCGCAGAAAGAATGATGATTGATGAGTTGCCTAAAGATGAAAAAGAAAAACTATAG
- a CDS encoding low temperature requirement protein A, producing the protein MKNKNYRLWWQKPKRYADQEEDRKVSFLELFYDLIYVAIIAQLSHKLAVDISWTSFGEFVFLFLVVWWGWYNGAIYHDLHGNNDIKTRVVTFLQMFAVTAMAIFIHNAFTEGAIGFTISYCVFLLIITVLWYRTGYHDPDHKPLSNPYAFSYLISTAIMLGSLFVAPPIQFYMWYASFIIIVIQPFLLYSIGINKPEIQAQVDKSIGLSPSIIERFGLITIIVLGEVVVGVVNGLISNGNLSFVSGLVAFLSMSIGVGIWWVYFDYISNQKPKSIHLVEYIWGYLHMPLTIGITTIGAATINITASSSEVDQGVKLLLTGGIAVVYLSISTMFFTLRTTENTRAINHVGQTITAVAALLSGLLFFLNLKIQILLLLLDVIMLAPVYFGFKVWVRHYLQQQNDSVDGQ; encoded by the coding sequence ATGAAGAATAAGAACTACAGGTTGTGGTGGCAAAAGCCAAAGCGTTATGCCGATCAGGAAGAGGATAGAAAAGTAAGCTTTTTAGAGCTGTTTTACGATTTGATTTACGTTGCTATTATTGCTCAATTGTCGCATAAATTGGCAGTCGATATTAGTTGGACGTCGTTTGGCGAGTTTGTGTTTTTATTTTTGGTTGTATGGTGGGGGTGGTACAACGGAGCAATTTATCACGATTTGCACGGTAATAACGATATTAAAACTCGTGTAGTTACTTTTTTACAGATGTTTGCGGTAACTGCTATGGCAATTTTTATTCATAATGCTTTTACCGAAGGAGCCATTGGTTTTACTATTTCGTACTGTGTGTTTTTATTGATAATAACTGTGTTGTGGTATCGTACCGGTTACCACGATCCCGATCATAAACCACTTTCTAATCCCTATGCCTTCTCTTACTTAATAAGTACTGCTATAATGTTGGGGTCACTATTTGTGGCTCCTCCAATTCAATTTTATATGTGGTACGCATCGTTTATTATCATTGTTATTCAACCTTTTTTACTTTACTCTATTGGTATTAATAAGCCTGAAATACAGGCTCAGGTTGATAAATCAATAGGTTTATCTCCTTCTATTATTGAACGTTTTGGCCTAATTACCATTATTGTTTTGGGTGAAGTGGTTGTTGGAGTTGTTAATGGTTTAATTTCCAATGGTAATTTAAGTTTTGTTTCAGGCTTGGTGGCTTTTTTATCCATGTCGATAGGTGTTGGAATCTGGTGGGTTTATTTCGATTATATTTCAAATCAAAAGCCTAAAAGTATTCACTTAGTTGAATATATATGGGGGTATTTGCATATGCCTTTAACCATTGGTATTACTACAATTGGTGCGGCTACCATTAATATAACTGCTTCCAGTTCAGAGGTTGATCAAGGTGTAAAGCTGCTGCTAACAGGAGGAATCGCAGTGGTATATCTAAGCATCTCGACGATGTTTTTTACTTTACGTACCACTGAAAATACAAGGGCAATTAATCATGTTGGGCAAACCATTACAGCTGTAGCTGCCTTGCTATCTGGTTTGTTGTTTTTTCTGAATCTGAAAATTCAAATTTTACTACTTCTATTGGATGTTATTATGCTTGCACCTGTTTATTTCGGATTCAAAGTGTGGGTTCGACATTATTTACAGCAACAAAACGATAGCGTTGATGGTCAGTAG